DNA from Lentibacillus amyloliquefaciens:
CCAGAGACTTTGGGATGACGAACGTTTCATTAGTGACAATACCTTGACCGTCAATGTGAACCGGCTGCGAAAGCGGTTGGATGAACTCTCATTAGGCCGTTTTATCGAGACAAAAGTTGGGCAAGGCTATCAGGCAAAAGAGGTGGCCCATCCACATGATTAAAAAGTACTTAATTGAGCGATGCAGCTGGCTGATTCTATTTATCGGACTACAGCTGCTTACGATTTTTATTGCCGTGATCGACCCGAGCATCACGATCCGTCCCATCTTATATATTGTCTTTTTATCGACTGTTACCCTGGTCGTATTTGCCATCGTCCGCTATCAAAAAGAAACAGCATTTTACAAACAATTACGGGATAGCGATGACGACCCAACGGATATAAAAAAAGGAACGAGTCCGTTCGAAAAAATCGTTCAAGAACGACTTGATGAGCAAATGAAACAGTACAAAAATGAGCTTTCACAGCACCATATAAAATTGGAACAAGAAAAAGATGAGCTTTTATCGTGGATCCATGAAGTGAAAACACCATTAACCGCCATGCAGCTTATGATTGAACGCGTAGAAGATAAAAAGGTTAAAGAGCAATTAAAGTACGAATGGCTGCGAATGTACCTGCTTCTTGATCAGCAGCTGCATCAAAAGCGCATTCCTTTTATGGAAAACGACTTATATATTGAACAAACCAGCCTGGAACCATTGATTTTCCAGGAAATAAAAGCATTACAGTCCTGGTGTATGCGCAAAGGGATCGGTTTTGACATTTCTTTAGAAATAGAGGAAGTATTAACAGATGCCAAATGGCTTGCCTTCATTATTCGGCAGCTGTTAACCAACGCCATCAAATATACGGAAAGTGCCGATATTTCGATCACCAGCTACCGTGAACAACAGCACACAACGCTTGCCATCAAGGACCACGGCAGAGGTATTGATGCCAAAGACTTGCCGCGCATTTTTGACCACGGTTTCACCTCTACTACTGCCCATCAGGACACCGCTTCATCTGGTATGGGACTTTATTTGGTAAAAAATGCGCTAAAACCATTACACATCAAGATCAGTGTTCAATCCAACGTCGGAAAAGGCACAACATTCACATTAACATTCCCCAATAAAAATGAATTTGTTGCGATTACTGGCATGTGACAAGATTGTCACATGCCAGTATCATTTGTTCGGTGAATCGAAGGAAAAATGGATGGCATACGTTTATGATGGAAATAGTTTAAAGGAGTGAGGACATGATGTTACAAGCAATGAAAATTCATAAAAGCTTTGGAAACAAATTCAATAAACAAGAAGTCTTAAAAGGGATTGATATTAACGTCGATAAAGGCGAATTCGTCAGTATTATGGGGGCATCCGGTTCTGGAAAAACAACACTGCTTAATGTGCTTTCTTCCATTGACCGTGTAAGCCGGGGAACGATCATCATTCAAGGACAGGAATTAACCTCGATGAAAGATAAACAGCTCGCAACATTCCGTAAACATCATTTAGGCTTTATTTTTCAGGAGTATAATTTGCTTGACACGCTGACCGTCAAGGAAAATATTTTACTGCCACTGTCCGTTAATAACGTATCGAAAAAAGAGGCGAACCGAACGTTTAAGGAAGTAACAGACGAGCTCAGCATCTATGACATCCGGAATAAGTATCCGAATGAGCTTTCCGGCGGGCAAAAGCAGCGCACATCAGCAGCGCGTGCGTTCATCCACGAACCGAGCATCATTTTTGCAGATGAACCGACTGGGGCCCTTGATTCGAAATCCGCATCCAGTTTATTAGATAAACTGAACAACTTAAATCACACACGGGACGCAACGATTGTCATGGTCACCCACGATCCGGTCGCTGCCAGCTATTCAGGACGGGTTGTTTTTATCAAAGACGGCCAAATGTATACACAGCTCAATAAAGGTGACCAAACGCGGCAGACCTTTTTAAAAGACATCATGACAACACAAGGTGTCCTGGGCGGTGTTTATAATGAGCATTAACCGTCTGATTTGGCAAAGTCTGAAGAAGAATATCCGGAGCTACTACCTGTACGTATTCGCCTTGATCTTTAGTGTGGCGCTATATTTTGCATTTGTCACGCTGCAGTTTGATCCGGCATTGGACACCATGTCGGGTACCGCAAAAGGATCAGCGGGAATTTACGCCGGATCAGTATTACTTATCGCCATTGTTACCGTATTTCTGTTATACGCCAACAACCTGTTTATTAAACGTAGAAGTAAAGAGATCGGTTTATTTCAGTTGATTGGCATGACAAAAGGCAAGATTTTTCGCATTTTGAGTATCGAAAATAGTGTCCTTTATGCCGGATCGATAGTCATTGGCATTTTTCTCGGTTTTGCTGGTTCGAAACTGATCAAACTTATTTTCTTCCAAATAACGGGGATTGATCAGGTTGCGGCATTAAATTTTTCAGCTAAAGCCACAGGACAGACGCTGCTTGTCTTTCTCATCATTTACCTGTTCATTATGGTCATGAACTATTTGTTTATAAACCGGCAGAGCGTTCTGTCCCTGTTTCAGATAAGGTCCAAATCAGAGAACGTGAAAAAAATGTCGATTATGCAGATACTGATCGGAATTATTGGTATTGGACTTATTATGACCGGATATTATTTATCCACGAAACTATTCAGTGGAGATATTGATAACCAGCTCTTTTTTGCGATGTTGAGTATTTTAGGTTCGGTTATCATTGGCACCTACTTGTTTTTCAAGGGATCGGTCAGTTTTATCCTGCAGCTAATTCGCAAATCGAAAGCCGGCTACTTATCGATTAACAATGTGCTATCCTTGTCGTCGATTATGTTCCGCATGAAGTCGAATGCTGTACTGTTGACGGTCATAACAACCGTTTCTGCTTTGGCAATCGGCTTATTATCGCTCACGTATATTTCCTATTATTCAACGGAAAAATCGGCCCAGCAGATAGCGCCTAATGACTTTTCCCTTACAGATGCAGATGATGCCGATAGTTTTATGGAAGAGTTGAATGCGGAACAAATCGGATATGAAGAAACGCGGATTGATTTTATAACTGTCCGTGCCGATATAACAGACGCTCTGGAATCGGCTCCGAGCAATTTTAATGGTGAACTGGAGAATACCAGGATAGTGGTCGTCAGTGACCAAGCAACAGTGGACATCAATGTTTCGCCGGATGAAGCGGTCCTTACCGGGGTCGGTGGTTCCATTTCGCAATTCCTTTCCTTTCAAGAGGAGGGCAACATAACCCTGTCCAGTCAAACCAGTACCATTGATGCACATTATATAAAATCAAAGGAAAGATCACTTTTGCCAAGGATTCAGTCACTCAATTTTCCAGTTGTCGTTGTGGATGATCGCGATTATCAGCAACTGGAAAAAAGTCTGGACCCGGACATCCAAGGAGCTTTCGGTTACGAATACATCGGGATTGATATTGCCGATGATGATCAGCTGAATCAGGCAAATGCTATCTTTCAGGATTGGGACAACGAGGAGAAAAATCCGGCTTACAGTTACTTGGAAAGCGTCAACCAGCAAAAACAACAACTCGGTCTGACCATGTTTATTGTCGGATTTCTAGGGTTAACTTTCTTGATTACATCCGGGTGCATTCTGTACTTTAAACAGATGGATGAGAGTGAAGAGGAAAAGCCCACATACACAATTTTACGGAAACTTGGCTTTACCCAGGACGATTTAGTTCGTGGTATTTGGTATAAACAACTTTTCAACTTCGGTATTCCATTAATACTCGGACTGTTGCACAGTTATTTCGCCGTCAAATCAGGCTGGTTCATATTTGGTACGGAAATGTTAACGCCAACGGTAATCGTCATGGCCATTTATACCGTGCTGTACTCGATCTTCGGTGTTTTATCGGTTCGTTACTATAAGCGAGTGATTCGAGAAGCATTGTAAACGGGCAGTCCTCCGCCGTCTAAATGCATATAGCGGCGGAGAGTCTGATTCTATCATTGTAAGATAGCTACTTTTTTGTATTGAAAGGATGTTGAATAATGAAAAAGCTCAAGGGCATTGGCATTGGAATTGTAGTAATATTAATTTTAATTGTGGGGTATACATTTCTGCCACAAACAGTAACAGAAGTGTTAGACCGGGGAAACCCTTTTATTTCCCAAGAAGATGTATATGTTCAAATCGATGAACATCAACCAAAAAAGGTTCAGCATCGCTATGAGTATTCCCTAATAGGTTATACATCAGATGGTAATGAAAAAAAGGTTAACTTTACTTCTTCGACAATATTACCGGAAGGTTCATATCTAAAGGTTGATGCAAAAGGATCCTACGTAAAAACATGGGAAGTGGTAAAATCCCATAAACTTCCCTCAAAAACCAAAGAGGAATTTGAAGAGTAATGCAATATATATTCTTGATGCGGGGAAAGTTTACCACACTGAAATATCACATCTATTCAATGACATAATAACAAACTACTATTTTAAACAACCGCAATTTCTCAGTGAGAAATGCGGTTGTTCGCTATTTAAAGAAATTCTTTTATTTTTATTTATCATTCATCTGTCTTTGCATAATATATGCTCACATAGCATTTAAATTATTCATTTAAACATTGTCATACCAGTAAAAAACAGCGTACTAAATGTTATGTGATTTAGTACGCCAAATGTATTGTAATTTATATTTATCCACCGTAAGTGAAGTATTTATAGCCTCTTCTCTATTGTTTAATGAATCCTTGCTTATTTATGCATCATCCGGTTTATAGGCATATCGCCATCCCTTCTGACTGACAACGATTGACATCCAAAACATTAACAGCGCGATTACAGGGTGAAGTGCCCCTGCATTCGGTATATTGGCAGTCGCATACATCAGAATAATTAGCATGAATAAACCAACACTCTGCCATTTCATGTTTTTGGGCAGCTTTCCCGAAAAACTGACAATCAGCATAAGAATTGGCACATATTCAATGATTTTTACAAAAGCTATATGCGTCATCCAGTTGGCCGGATCCACAAACGTAGCTAATCCTGCCAGAAATACTTGTATCATCACAGTAATTACAAAAATCACAGCCAGAACAAAGAATATTTTTCGCCACATCCGGGCTCTTCCGCTTATTTCCAAGCACTACATCCCCTTTCATAATCGTTTATTTCACAACGTTAATATTTCCATTATTCGTTGTTAATTTTATTTGATTGTCCCCATTACCAATCACGGTGTTCCAGTTAGAACTCCCGAAAACAGTCGCTTCGCCATTATTGGTTTTGATATCAAAAACGGCATTTGTCGGTTCTTGATCCGTTTCAACTTCGATATCTCCATTGTTGGATTCCAATGTTAGTGGGTGATCCAAGTTATTTGTTTTCAGATAAATTTCTCCGTTATTTACGTCACCGTTAATTTTGCCTTCAATATTTTCAAGCGAAATCGCTCCGTTATCTGCCTCAACATTTACCATAGCTGCTGCGATATCCTTCATATCAAAATGCCCATTATCCACTTCACCTTCAACATTGTTTATGCTTAATTGTTCTACCTGAAAGCTGCCATTATCAATATCAGCCTGTAATGAATTGTATGTTTTTTCAGGCAGGTAGACTTTTAAAGTTAAGTTTGTTCCGATAAAATTAAAGAAATCAAACAGTCGTTTATCCTTTAATTCAATCGATAAGGTCTCGTCTTCCACATCAGCTGATAAATAATTCTCAATCTCTTCCGAACTGGTTCCGGTCAGTTCCACTTTTGTCGCCCGATCCTCTGTAGACATGACTTCCACCTCTTCGTTATTGGCGCTGATTTCAATGTCAGTAATGTTGTTATCTGAAAATGTTTCCTCTTCACTAACCGAAGTTGAATCATTTAATGATTGAAATGTCAGGAGACTTCCAAGTGCACCAACCACCAATAGAACCAAAGCGATTATCGATATTCTTTTAGCATTAATCATGCTTCAAACCTCCCTTCACAAGTGAAACGTTGTATTTTAAATAACGCACAAACAGAGTTGTCAGTACTTTTGTCACGTATAACATGCCCATTGCAATGAACAAGCCGATTCCACAAAGCATTATCGAAAAGAACATGTCAAAAAATTCGAACGTTCCCAGATTAACGATTAACGTAACGAGGATCAATAATGGCGAAGCAACAAATGAAACTCCCGTTATCCATCCTGCAAGTATGAAGCCAAGCAATGCAGCGAACGGTCCAAACACGATGATAAAATTAAAAAATCCTAACCCGACAACCGCCCAGACTGCGCGGAAAATATTCGCCGTCGATGCGGTGGCCTCCATTTTTTCGATATGGGATGTTGCAACCAGCTCTTTGGCGATCTGTTTTGGTGAGCCGAGAGATTCAGAAATTTGCTCTTCCGTTTTGCCATCTGCTGAGCCATTGAAAAAATGCTCTTCAAAATCGTGCATAATATCTTCACGTTCTTCATGAGGAAGTTTTTTCAACCCTTTTTCCAAGCTCGTCAGGAATTGCTCTTTATTCATTAAAATCACCTTCCTTTATTAGTTGATTGACGCCTTCTGAAAACTGCTTCCACTCTTCATTAAGGACGTGAAGGTGGTCTCTGCCTTGGTCAGTGAGCCTGTAATATTTTCGAGAAGGACCTTCTTTTGACTCCTGCAAATAAGTTGTTAAGTACCCTTCTTTTTTCAGTCTCCTTAACAATGGATATACGGAGCCTTCTGAAATGACGATCTGATCCGAAATCTTTTGAACGATCTCATATCCATAACGATCTTGCTTATATAGTAATGCAAGTACGCATAGCTCTAATGCTCCTTTTTTAAACTGTATGTTCATTAGGATGTTCACCTCATTTTCACTACTGTATATTAAACAGTACTGTATTATAAAAATACAATGCAAGAATTAATATACCACTAACTACTGTTCATTGCAAGGTACTATACAAAAATTTTTCTCAAATTTAATTGATATTAGCTCAAAATGCTATAACAACACAAAAAATGACCACCAAATTAGCATAAACATTGATGGTCATTTTACGTTACGTTTTTAATGTTTGAGACAAATAAAAGAATCTGCAGAGCTTAAGTTCCGCAGCTTTTACCCTTGCTGCCAATATTCCCACTGGCCGTGCAGCAGCTTGACGACGTGGGCAAACATGGCTTTTCTGGAAATGCGGTCATTCGTGAAGATACCAACGGCACCTTCTTTTTTTCGCACATTTTCCCGTTTTGCATAGCCATCCATGACATCGCCAAGTTCGTTGCCTATTTTCAATTCATGTTCAATTTCTTTCGGCAGCAAAATTCGCGCACCTGCTGCAGTAAAGCTGACATGATCCCGTGTAATCAGTGCGCCCCAATTACATAAATAAAGATCATCTTCCACGTACATGACGCCGCCTTCCAGCCCGATGCCGATGTCTGCCGAGTTTGCTTTTAAACTGCCTGCAGCTCTATTAATGGCACCTTTTCTCGTTTCCTCATCCGAGAACGGCTGGCTGCTGACCAGGGAAGGCACATCTCTCGAGAAAACCTCGTCTTCAGTGAATACATCATTTACTGCTGCGATTTTTGCAGGGTTTCCAGATCCGATCACAAGCTCCATAAGAACCCCTCTTACTTTGCTTTAATCGAATCGACTGTATTTTGGTCAGTGGACTTAACCAGTTTGACGAGCAATTCTTTTGCCGCCTGATAGTCATCAACATGAATGATGGATGATGATGTGTGGATATAGCGTGAACAGATTCCAACAACAGCCGACGGAACACCGCTGTTGTACAAGTGGACACTCCCGGCGTCGGTGCCACCCTGCGACACAAAGAACTGGTAAGGAATATCGTTGGTTTCCGCTGTATCCAGAATAAATTCGCGCATGCCGTGATGTGTGATCATCGTTTTGTCAAAAATACGCAATAGAGCACCCTTGCCCAATTGGCCGAACTCCTGATCATTGCCGGACATATCATTCGCCGGTGATGCGTCAAGCGCATAGAAGATATCCGGCTGGATCATATTGGCCGCAACTTTAGCACCTCTCAGCCCTACTTCCTCCTGGACGGTAGCACCGGAATATAGTTGGTTTGGCACTGTTTCGCCTTGCAGTTCTTTTAACAATTCAACTGAGAGCCCGCAGCCATAACGATTGTCCCATGCTTTGGCAAGGATCTTTTTCTCATTGGCCATTGGTGTGAATGGACAAATTGGCACAATCGACTGCCCCGGTTGAATGCCGATTTTTTCCGCATTTTCTTTGTCATCAGCACCGATATCGATCAGCATATCTTTGGTATCCATCGGCTTTTTTCGCTGCTCCGCTGACAAATTATGCGGCGGAATTGATCCGATAACACCGATGACCGGTCCGTTATCAGTCATGATTTGCACGCGTTGGGCAAGCAATACTTGGCTCCACCAGCCACCCAATGTCTGGAAACGGATCATGCCATTTTTGGTGATTTGGGTGACCATAAAGCCAACTTCATCCATATGACCTGCAACCATAACACGCGGTCCGTCTCCATTTTTAATACCGAATACACCGCCCAGATTGTCCTGGATTATTTCATCAGAGTATTTCTCCAGTTCCCCGCGCATAAATTTTCTGACGGCATGTTCATTTCCCGGTGCGCCTTGCAATTCTGTCAAATTTTTAAATAAATCCATCGTTTCCCGGTTCATCTGTATTCCCTCCACCTATTTATGTAATACGTACAGTATAACGGAAAATATGGACCCCTTTCCAGCAAACAATTGTGTAATGGTTTTTATTTCGCTCGCTTTCCGTTATAATAATACTATGAAGCAGAAAGCGTTCAATAATTAATGAAGAGGTGACAGAAATGAAAGCCAGAAATGCAGTTATTGCTGCCGGAGCAGGACTTGCGGCAGGATTTTTAGTAAAACAGCAGCTCGACCGCTATCAAACAATCACACCTGAAAAGGCATTAAAGCAGGCAAAGGAAACATTCAAAAAACAGGGGCCGATCAGCGGGTCCTGGATTTACATGAAACCTGAAGAAGTCGAACGAAACGGATTACTGTACAACGCCTACCGTGGTGGGGTTACACGCAATCTCGACGGTGAAAATAAACAATACGAATTTTATATTGATGTTGATACAGGGGCTGTTATTGACTCTGTTGAAACAACTTAATACATCAGTGAAAAAGCCATCTATACCAGATGGCTTTTATTATTAATAGTCATAGCGCTCACGCTTGAGTTCATCAATTTTCTTGCCTGATTCATCAAATTTGATGGCACGGTAATAGGCATCATGATAGAACGTGTACCAGGCCTGTTTCTGATAGCCAAAATCCATCCATTTTTCTTTCTGATGAACGGAAGTGACGGGGTAATCATCATACGCCAGCGCCCATAGTTTATTTTGATGGGCATGTGTTGGCATAATATCAGCCATATGAATCCATGTTTCATCTCCGTCTTCAAACAGAAGAATCGAATGGCCATCACTGTGACCGCCGGTGTGAATCATTTTCAGGCCGTCTATGACAGTCAGTTCCTGTTCAAATGGTTGCACTTGATGCTGCACAGGCTGCCAGTTCATTTCCCAGTATGTATTTGCTGAACGGATATTAGGATTACGCATTTCGTCCCATTCCACCTGCGAAACATAAATCACCGCATTTCTAAAAACCGTTTCATATCCTTCACCGGCAGGCTTAGTTATGCCGCATGCATGGTCAAAATGCAAATGCGTCATCAGCAAAGCATCAATATCATCTGTACTCAAGCCCAGCTCCTCTAATGACTGTTCTATTGATGACTCTTCCAGCACACCAAAATTTCGCAGTTGTTTCTCAGTTAATTTTCCATTTCCCATACCAGTTTCTATCACGTAGTTTTTGCCGTCGATTTGCAGCAAAATTGGATCTGTCCTGAGTTCAATCTGATTTTTATCATTATACGGATACTTTTTCCCCCATAGCGGTTTTGGTACAACACCGAACATGGCACCGCCATCAAGAAAATTCACACCCCCGTTCAGCCACGTCAGTTTAGCGCGGCCAATTTGCATTGTTTCCAATTAAAACTCCTCCTTTGCCTTTATATGTGCGTGTTCAAAAAGGAGGATAACAAGGACCGAGAAGTTCGAGGCGGCGC
Protein-coding regions in this window:
- a CDS encoding FtsX-like permease family protein, which gives rise to MSINRLIWQSLKKNIRSYYLYVFALIFSVALYFAFVTLQFDPALDTMSGTAKGSAGIYAGSVLLIAIVTVFLLYANNLFIKRRSKEIGLFQLIGMTKGKIFRILSIENSVLYAGSIVIGIFLGFAGSKLIKLIFFQITGIDQVAALNFSAKATGQTLLVFLIIYLFIMVMNYLFINRQSVLSLFQIRSKSENVKKMSIMQILIGIIGIGLIMTGYYLSTKLFSGDIDNQLFFAMLSILGSVIIGTYLFFKGSVSFILQLIRKSKAGYLSINNVLSLSSIMFRMKSNAVLLTVITTVSALAIGLLSLTYISYYSTEKSAQQIAPNDFSLTDADDADSFMEELNAEQIGYEETRIDFITVRADITDALESAPSNFNGELENTRIVVVSDQATVDINVSPDEAVLTGVGGSISQFLSFQEEGNITLSSQTSTIDAHYIKSKERSLLPRIQSLNFPVVVVDDRDYQQLEKSLDPDIQGAFGYEYIGIDIADDDQLNQANAIFQDWDNEEKNPAYSYLESVNQQKQQLGLTMFIVGFLGLTFLITSGCILYFKQMDESEEEKPTYTILRKLGFTQDDLVRGIWYKQLFNFGIPLILGLLHSYFAVKSGWFIFGTEMLTPTVIVMAIYTVLYSIFGVLSVRYYKRVIREAL
- a CDS encoding M42 family metallopeptidase, which translates into the protein MNRETMDLFKNLTELQGAPGNEHAVRKFMRGELEKYSDEIIQDNLGGVFGIKNGDGPRVMVAGHMDEVGFMVTQITKNGMIRFQTLGGWWSQVLLAQRVQIMTDNGPVIGVIGSIPPHNLSAEQRKKPMDTKDMLIDIGADDKENAEKIGIQPGQSIVPICPFTPMANEKKILAKAWDNRYGCGLSVELLKELQGETVPNQLYSGATVQEEVGLRGAKVAANMIQPDIFYALDASPANDMSGNDQEFGQLGKGALLRIFDKTMITHHGMREFILDTAETNDIPYQFFVSQGGTDAGSVHLYNSGVPSAVVGICSRYIHTSSSIIHVDDYQAAKELLVKLVKSTDQNTVDSIKAK
- a CDS encoding sensor histidine kinase, with the translated sequence MIKKYLIERCSWLILFIGLQLLTIFIAVIDPSITIRPILYIVFLSTVTLVVFAIVRYQKETAFYKQLRDSDDDPTDIKKGTSPFEKIVQERLDEQMKQYKNELSQHHIKLEQEKDELLSWIHEVKTPLTAMQLMIERVEDKKVKEQLKYEWLRMYLLLDQQLHQKRIPFMENDLYIEQTSLEPLIFQEIKALQSWCMRKGIGFDISLEIEEVLTDAKWLAFIIRQLLTNAIKYTESADISITSYREQQHTTLAIKDHGRGIDAKDLPRIFDHGFTSTTAHQDTASSGMGLYLVKNALKPLHIKISVQSNVGKGTTFTLTFPNKNEFVAITGM
- a CDS encoding ABC transporter ATP-binding protein: MMLQAMKIHKSFGNKFNKQEVLKGIDINVDKGEFVSIMGASGSGKTTLLNVLSSIDRVSRGTIIIQGQELTSMKDKQLATFRKHHLGFIFQEYNLLDTLTVKENILLPLSVNNVSKKEANRTFKEVTDELSIYDIRNKYPNELSGGQKQRTSAARAFIHEPSIIFADEPTGALDSKSASSLLDKLNNLNHTRDATIVMVTHDPVAASYSGRVVFIKDGQMYTQLNKGDQTRQTFLKDIMTTQGVLGGVYNEH
- a CDS encoding PadR family transcriptional regulator translates to MNIQFKKGALELCVLALLYKQDRYGYEIVQKISDQIVISEGSVYPLLRRLKKEGYLTTYLQESKEGPSRKYYRLTDQGRDHLHVLNEEWKQFSEGVNQLIKEGDFNE
- a CDS encoding YtnP family quorum-quenching lactonase; this encodes METMQIGRAKLTWLNGGVNFLDGGAMFGVVPKPLWGKKYPYNDKNQIELRTDPILLQIDGKNYVIETGMGNGKLTEKQLRNFGVLEESSIEQSLEELGLSTDDIDALLMTHLHFDHACGITKPAGEGYETVFRNAVIYVSQVEWDEMRNPNIRSANTYWEMNWQPVQHQVQPFEQELTVIDGLKMIHTGGHSDGHSILLFEDGDETWIHMADIMPTHAHQNKLWALAYDDYPVTSVHQKEKWMDFGYQKQAWYTFYHDAYYRAIKFDESGKKIDELKRERYDY
- a CDS encoding DUF4097 family beta strand repeat-containing protein is translated as MINAKRISIIALVLLVVGALGSLLTFQSLNDSTSVSEEETFSDNNITDIEISANNEEVEVMSTEDRATKVELTGTSSEEIENYLSADVEDETLSIELKDKRLFDFFNFIGTNLTLKVYLPEKTYNSLQADIDNGSFQVEQLSINNVEGEVDNGHFDMKDIAAAMVNVEADNGAISLENIEGKINGDVNNGEIYLKTNNLDHPLTLESNNGDIEVETDQEPTNAVFDIKTNNGEATVFGSSNWNTVIGNGDNQIKLTTNNGNINVVK
- a CDS encoding PepSY domain-containing protein produces the protein MKARNAVIAAGAGLAAGFLVKQQLDRYQTITPEKALKQAKETFKKQGPISGSWIYMKPEEVERNGLLYNAYRGGVTRNLDGENKQYEFYIDVDTGAVIDSVETT
- a CDS encoding YxeA family protein codes for the protein MKKLKGIGIGIVVILILIVGYTFLPQTVTEVLDRGNPFISQEDVYVQIDEHQPKKVQHRYEYSLIGYTSDGNEKKVNFTSSTILPEGSYLKVDAKGSYVKTWEVVKSHKLPSKTKEEFEE
- a CDS encoding DUF6220 domain-containing protein, yielding MWRKIFFVLAVIFVITVMIQVFLAGLATFVDPANWMTHIAFVKIIEYVPILMLIVSFSGKLPKNMKWQSVGLFMLIILMYATANIPNAGALHPVIALLMFWMSIVVSQKGWRYAYKPDDA
- a CDS encoding DUF84 family protein, translated to MELVIGSGNPAKIAAVNDVFTEDEVFSRDVPSLVSSQPFSDEETRKGAINRAAGSLKANSADIGIGLEGGVMYVEDDLYLCNWGALITRDHVSFTAAGARILLPKEIEHELKIGNELGDVMDGYAKRENVRKKEGAVGIFTNDRISRKAMFAHVVKLLHGQWEYWQQG
- a CDS encoding HAAS signaling domain-containing protein codes for the protein MNKEQFLTSLEKGLKKLPHEEREDIMHDFEEHFFNGSADGKTEEQISESLGSPKQIAKELVATSHIEKMEATASTANIFRAVWAVVGLGFFNFIIVFGPFAALLGFILAGWITGVSFVASPLLILVTLIVNLGTFEFFDMFFSIMLCGIGLFIAMGMLYVTKVLTTLFVRYLKYNVSLVKGGLKHD